CTGCAGCTACTGTAGAACCCCAAGGAGTTAAGATGGAATCGGCCCCTCCAGCCCGCACAGACTTGACAACTTCAGCAATATTCTTCAGACCCGTGACGGTGTCAAAGACGCGCGCGTGATCCATGGCGATTACCAGTGAACGGCCATTGTTACGAAACAGACGTCGGGTTCGCAGATTCTTTTCTTTCAACATCAAAAAGTTCCTCACTAAGAATGTATCGTTTTTTAGCCAGACACCATTTGACTGACCACTTTTTCTCGACTAGTTTCGCTGATCTTGCTCTCTCCAACCACATGTCCCTGCCTCAGAACAAGAATCCGGTCAGAGGCTGCAAAAATGTCATTCAGGTTGTGTGAGATGAAGATGATGCCAATTTGCTGCGAGCGCAACTTAGCAATTAGCTCCAGTACCTTGCGCTGCTCTGGCACTCCCAGAGCTGCAGTCGGTTCGTCCATAATGAGCAGCTTGGCATTCCAGTAGATTGCACGACTGATTGCAATAGCTTGTCGCTGCCCTCCTGATAAAGTTCGGACTGGTCTTTCCAGAGAACTTTCTGGGATTTCAATGTCTAATGAGTGTAGGACGTTTCTTGATTCCTGAAGCATTTTTTGACGATCAATAACCTTAGTTAGACCCAAGAAAGGCTTCATTGGTTCTCTTCCTAAAAAGATGTTAGCACCAACATTCAGATTATCGGCCAATGCCAAATCTTGGTAGATTGTCTCGATTCCTAGGTTGCGGGCTTGTAGTGGGGAATTGGTACGGAGAGGTTGGTCCATGTACGTTAGGACACCTGTATCGGGCGCATGTACTCCAGAAATAACTTTGATCAATGTGGACTTGCCTGCACCGTTGTCTCCAGCCAGTGCTAGGACTTCTCCTGCATTAAGATGAAGGCTGACATCATTGAGTGCTTTTACACCATCGAAGTGCTTGGAGACTCCTTTGACTTCCAGCATCATTTGCCTCCGTTGGATATGCGTGTACGTGACTGATCGACCAATACAGCTACGATGATGACTATCCCAACAGCCAGAAACTGCCAGAAAGGCTCTACGTCCACAAAAACCAATCCAAATTGGATCACAGCAATCACCAAGGCACCAATGACAGTTCCAAAAATTTTGCCAGATCCACCAAAAAAACTAGCTCCACCGATGAATACTGCAGCAATTGAATCTAGCAGGAGAGGTTCCCCAGCTTGGGCGGCTCCCGCAGAAAATCGTCCTGTATAGATCAATCCGGCTAGCCCAGCAAAACCAGCAGCTATCATGTAGAGCAGTAAGGTATGCCGCTTTACATTGATTCCAGCTCGTAGAGCGGCTTCTCGATTTCCTCCAATAGCGTAGGTGTATTGGCCAAATCTGGTTTTAGACAAAACAAAGTGGGCAATGAGAACGACAATTGTGGCAATGAGAACTGGAACAGGTATCAATCCAAAAACCTTGGTAGTGCCTAGCTGAAAAAGAATTGGGTTATTCACAGGTACGGTTACTCCATCTGCAACGATAAATCCCATTCCTCGAGCAACTCCATACATTCCAAGTGTACCAATGAAAGGTGGAATGTGGAGTCCAGCAATCAACCAACCATTGATCATTCCAGGAATCATTACTAGTAGCATTGTGGCAATAACCCCAATGGACAAAGCAACGAGGGGATCTTGTCCACCGAGGCTAGCAGTGATTGTGGCAAAGACCACAGCTGCAAATCCCATTGTGAATCCAATGGAAAGATCGATTCCTCCTGCAATAATCACAAAAGTCACTCCAATCCCTAGTAGCAATGGAGCTGTGGCAAAAGTCAGAATGCTTTGAATGTTAAAGAGATTGAACAGGAAGGATGCATCGTAAGCGAGACGTGCCCAAACCTCAAAAAAGAGCGACATCGAAAGGAGAAATAGCCAAGGCCAAATCGAACGGACTGCATCCAGTTTCATCAGGCACTTCTCAGTAGTAGTGAGCTAGAGTTTTGATCGGGTGTGTGCCCATTCCTCAGTGAGAAAGCTAGAAGGAATGGATTCTCCGTGCAACTGATTTGGAGAGAACGCACCCTAGAGTCATCAAAAAAGTTGCTTACTAAAGCAACTTTTTTGATTAGGAAAGGAATCAGTCAGAGTAAACGTACTTGCTGATTTCAGGATCGCTGATATTGGACTTATCCATCACGGTGAAGCCAGTACCAATGGAGATGGGCACAGACTGCTTCATCAGCACTGCGTAGGCTGTCATCACCCCATAGTAGCCAATTTCTGCTGGATGCTGTGCGATAGCTAAATCAATCAAACCACTGTTGATATCATCCACGATGCGAGATGGTGCATCGAAAGCAACAACCTTGATTTGACCGCTCTTACCTAAGGTTTTCACCCCATCGGCAGCACCAATTGCAGAGAAGAGATTTGCACCGAAGACCCCAGCAATATCTTGATTTCGAGCAGCAACGGCCTGCAATTGAGCAGAGGCCTTGTTCGCATCGTCATCATTGTACTGAGTGTTCAGCAAAGTGATATTGGGGTAATTCTGAATTTCCATCTTGAAGCCTTCTTCTCGTTGGTCCGTCGTGGAAATACCAGGCCGAACGTTGGAGACATAGACTTTTCCTTTCTCACCAATGGCTTTGGCAAGTGCTCGAGCTGCCATTTTGCCGCCTAGGACATTGTCAGAGGCAATGTAGGACATTGGAAAGTCACCCATTCCGGAACCATCTTGATAGTTGCCGTCATCAATAAAGGTATCGACTGTAACAACAAGGATTCCTGCATCATGGGCGGCCTTCAACGGAGAAATCAGCTGCTGCTTGTCTGTTGGAGCAATCAGAATCGCATCTGGCTTCTTAGCGATCACAGCGTTGAGAACAGGTACCTGCAGAGTTGGGTTGAAGTCTGGAGCTCCCTGGAACATCAATTCTACTCCCAAGCCTTTTGCTGCTAGTTCAGCACCCTTGCGCATTGTGATGTAGAAGGCATCTGTCGTTAGCCCTGGAATCAGAGCAATGGTGAGTTTTTTGTGACCACCAGCGTGAACCACACTGGATAGTGCCAATAGCACAAAACCACAGAGCAGCAGACGGAATGCTGATCCAATCTTTCTCATAAATCTTCCTGAATTGGAGTCTGTTGATAAAGAAGCAATGAGGTTATTCACAGAGATTCTTTAGCAACATGGGCAATTGCTTGTTTGCCGAGCGAATGCCAAAAACTAAGGAGTCCCATCGAACAAGTCAACAAAAATTATTGGTAGAACAGAAATAGATTTTGATAGGGTGTAGGCAGGAAACTTTTGACAAACATCACGAGATTCTAACCTTTGACGGCACCCAAAGTCAGGCCTCGGACAATATAGCGCTGTGCGAGAAGTGCAATCAGTATGGGAATCGACATAGCGATCATGGTCCGTACACTGAGGAACCAGAATTGTACTCCTCGTGACTCAAACGAACCAGAAATGAACATCGGAATGGTGATGGCGTTCTTGCTACTGATCACCAGTGAGAACAAGAGCTCGTTCCAGGTAAAGGCAAAGATAATCAGTGCAGTGGCAGACAATGCAGGTGTGCAGAGAGGCAGAGCGATTTTAGAAAAAGTGGTGAAGTAGTTGGCTCCGTCCATCAAACAAGCTTCTTCCAACTCAACGGGCAAGTCCACGAAAGCTTGTCTCATGATCACTACGGCAAAGGGCAGTGTGAAAGTAGTGTTGATCAGAATCAATCCAGTTCGAGTGTCCAGGAGGTTTAGGAACTGAAGAGTCAGGTAAAATGGGATGACCGTGGCAACTGGAGGAAGGATCCGTTGAGAGAGAAACCAGACAGTTAGATCCTTGTTAGAAATTTTCTTAAAGCGGAAGCGAGCCAAAGCATAGGCAGCAGGAACTCCCAGAGAAAGCGTCAGCAGAGAAGTTGAGAAGGAAACTACCACGCTATTGATCACAGCGTTGCGCATTTCCACTATTTTTAATTGGGAAACCCAGTTATCGAGAGTAGGAGAAAAATTCAGCCAAGGGATGCCAATGCCCGTGACAGTAAAGGTATCCAGTGGATTCCGCAGACTTGTCGAGAATCCCCAGTAGAGCGGGAAGATGAAAAACAGTACAATCGTAATGGCTAGTAGCGATAGGAGGGAGTCCCGAAATTCAATTGAACTGGGCTTCATTGAATGGACTTATCATCACGACCAAACAGGTGACAGTGATCGGTCGTGAAGTGAATTTTGATTTTCTCCTTGGGGGAAACATCCAGTTCACCATCCCCAACAACAGTCAGTAAATTATCACTAGCATCATTAGCGTAGATGTAGGTTTCGTTACCTAGCCTTTCAATTATGTCCACTGTGGCGGACAAGGAACAGTCCTTGGTCTGCTCCAATTCGAGGTGCTCTGGTCGGATTCCAAGGGTCAGGATATCACCTACCTGAAAATTGATGTTCTCTCGTTGCAGCTGCATCTGATCTTCGCCGGGCAACTGAAGTATGATCTGTTGCCCTTCGATTTGTAGAACCTTGACAGATAGGAAGTTCATCTTGGGAGAACCAATGAAACCAGCAACAAAAATGTTTGTGGGTTTGCGGTACAGTTCCAAAGGAGTTCCCACCTGCTCCACGTAGCCATCGTTGAGAATAAAGATCCGGTCAGCCATCGTCATTGCCTCTACCTGATCATGCGTCACATAGATCATGGTGGTCTTGAGACTGGCGTGTAGCTTTTCCAACTCCATCCGCATCTGCACCCGTAGTGCAGCGTCGAGATTCGAGAGTGGCTCATCAAACAGGAAGACGCTCGGTTCACGGACGATGGTCCGGCCAATTGCCACTCGTTGACGCTGTCCGCCAGAAAGCTGCGCAGGACGACGCTCTAGTAGTTCCTCAATCTTTAGAATTTTTGCTGCCTCAGCGACTTTGCGCTGAATTTCTGCCTTGGGTACTTTGTTCAGCTTGAGACCGAAACCGATATTTTCTCGTACGCTCATGTGTGGATAGAGTGCATAGGACTGAAAGACCATTGCTGCTCCACGATCTGCTGGGTGCAGATCGTTGACATAGGTGTTACCGATATAGATTTCACCCGCAGTGATGTCTTCCAAGCCAGCAATCATCCGTAGCAGAGTCGACTTGCCACATCCGGAAGGACCAACAAAAACGACAAATTCCTGGTCCTTGATCTCCAGATCAACTCCGTGGATCACCTCCACTTCATCAAAAGACTTTTTTACACCGCGCAGTTTTACTTCAGCCACGTGAGACCTCCAACGTTGATAGAGGAGTGATCATCCTTTTACAGCCCCCAAGGTGAGGCCTTGAACAATATAGCGTTGTGCCAATAAGGCGATCAGAACGGGTGGAATCATCGCAATCATTGCCCGAACAGCCATGAACCAGAACTGGACTCCCCGCGTATCAACTGCACCAGCCATGTGAATCGGGATAGTGATCACCTCTTTGCTGCTCAGAGTGATGGCAAAGAGAAACTCATTCCAAGTGAAAGCGAACATAATCAAACCAGTTGCGGCTATCGCTGGAGCTGCCAAGGGCAAAGCAACACGCAGAAAAGCTCCATAGTTTCGGGCTCCATCCATGAAGGCGGCCTCTTCCAACTCAATAGGCAAATCCAGAAAGGTCTGACGCACAATCACGACTACGAACGGTAGCACAAAGGTGGCGTTGATTAGGATTAGCGCTAGCTGTGTATCCAACAGATTCAGAAACTGCATGATCAGGTAGAATGGGACCACCGTTGCTACAGGGGGGAGTACACGCTGTGATAGAAACCAAATGGTCAGATCCTTGTTGGAGATCGTCTTGAAGCGAAAGCGGGCCAGTGCATAAGCTGCAGGGATTCCTAGCGCCAACGCCAGAATAGAAGCGAAAACAGCGATGACTGTACTATTGTAGACCGCTTTTCGAGCTTCCTCTGTGGCCAGTTGATCTACCCAGTTGGTGAGAGTGGGTTCAAAATTCAGGAAGGGGATCCCAAAACCGGAGACGGTAAATGTGTCTAGTGGATTCCGCAGACTCGTCGAGAAGGCCCAATAGATTGGAAAGAAGAAGATCATTGCTGCAACCACAGCAATCAGAGAGTAGATCGAATACTTGAGAGGGTACTGGTTCTGCTTGGGCTTCATCTTATGCGTAACTCTGTCGCAATTTTCTGAAGAAGAGGGTCACTATGATCATCACAATAATCAGCAAACAGTATGACAATGCCGAAGCGTAGCCGAGGTCAAAGTAACGTAAACCAGTTCTGAAGGCTAAAAATGACATAGACTGTGTGGCAACTCCTGGACCTCCTCCCGTCAGGGCAAACGGTATATCAAAGAGTTTGATGGCCTCTGCAAGGCGCAATAGTAGCACAATGACAATGGTGGGGGTCAGCATTGGGAAGATGATATTGGTGAACAAACCCCACTTGGACTTACTCTCCATTTTGGCAGCTTCCATCAACTCATTGGGGATGCCTTGTAGTGCGGCCAGAAAAACTAGAAAACAGAAAGGCGTCCATTGCCAGATATCAACTAGAATAACTGAGAATAAGGCCCAATCTGGGTGAGAGAGGAAGGGCACTCCTAAGAAACCGAGTGGCCCTCCTTCTTCATAGAAAATAGTGAAAAATAGATAGCCCACGGCAAGGGGAGTAGCAAAAATTGGCAGGAGCATGACGGCCCTGAGGAACGACCTTGCCCAGAGACGCTGATTGAATAGAAGAGCTAGCAAAATTCCTAATACTAATTGTGATGGGACTGCAACTAAAACAAAAATTGAAGTAACTTTTATAGCAGAGTGAACTTGTGGATCTTCTATCAATCGCTTGAAATTAGTGAATCCAATATTTGTCCAGGTTGAGATCTTTTCTCTGTTAATTTTTATCTTAGTCCTAGGGTTGCCTTTCGCATCCAAAACAGCGTTTCCACTTGCATCCAACATCGGAATCTTCTCACGACTTAC
This genomic window from SAR324 cluster bacterium contains:
- a CDS encoding ATP-binding cassette domain-containing protein — encoded protein: MLEVKGVSKHFDGVKALNDVSLHLNAGEVLALAGDNGAGKSTLIKVISGVHAPDTGVLTYMDQPLRTNSPLQARNLGIETIYQDLALADNLNVGANIFLGREPMKPFLGLTKVIDRQKMLQESRNVLHSLDIEIPESSLERPVRTLSGGQRQAIAISRAIYWNAKLLIMDEPTAALGVPEQRKVLELIAKLRSQQIGIIFISHNLNDIFAASDRILVLRQGHVVGESKISETSREKVVSQMVSG
- a CDS encoding ribose ABC transporter, with product MKLDAVRSIWPWLFLLSMSLFFEVWARLAYDASFLFNLFNIQSILTFATAPLLLGIGVTFVIIAGGIDLSIGFTMGFAAVVFATITASLGGQDPLVALSIGVIATMLLVMIPGMINGWLIAGLHIPPFIGTLGMYGVARGMGFIVADGVTVPVNNPILFQLGTTKVFGLIPVPVLIATIVVLIAHFVLSKTRFGQYTYAIGGNREAALRAGINVKRHTLLLYMIAAGFAGLAGLIYTGRFSAGAAQAGEPLLLDSIAAVFIGGASFFGGSGKIFGTVIGALVIAVIQFGLVFVDVEPFWQFLAVGIVIIVAVLVDQSRTRISNGGK
- a CDS encoding ABC transporter substrate-binding protein, yielding MRKIGSAFRLLLCGFVLLALSSVVHAGGHKKLTIALIPGLTTDAFYITMRKGAELAAKGLGVELMFQGAPDFNPTLQVPVLNAVIAKKPDAILIAPTDKQQLISPLKAAHDAGILVVTVDTFIDDGNYQDGSGMGDFPMSYIASDNVLGGKMAARALAKAIGEKGKVYVSNVRPGISTTDQREEGFKMEIQNYPNITLLNTQYNDDDANKASAQLQAVAARNQDIAGVFGANLFSAIGAADGVKTLGKSGQIKVVAFDAPSRIVDDINSGLIDLAIAQHPAEIGYYGVMTAYAVLMKQSVPISIGTGFTVMDKSNISDPEISKYVYSD
- a CDS encoding carbohydrate ABC transporter permease translates to MKPSSIEFRDSLLSLLAITIVLFFIFPLYWGFSTSLRNPLDTFTVTGIGIPWLNFSPTLDNWVSQLKIVEMRNAVINSVVVSFSTSLLTLSLGVPAAYALARFRFKKISNKDLTVWFLSQRILPPVATVIPFYLTLQFLNLLDTRTGLILINTTFTLPFAVVIMRQAFVDLPVELEEACLMDGANYFTTFSKIALPLCTPALSATALIIFAFTWNELLFSLVISSKNAITIPMFISGSFESRGVQFWFLSVRTMIAMSIPILIALLAQRYIVRGLTLGAVKG
- the ugpC gene encoding sn-glycerol-3-phosphate ABC transporter ATP-binding protein UgpC gives rise to the protein MAEVKLRGVKKSFDEVEVIHGVDLEIKDQEFVVFVGPSGCGKSTLLRMIAGLEDITAGEIYIGNTYVNDLHPADRGAAMVFQSYALYPHMSVRENIGFGLKLNKVPKAEIQRKVAEAAKILKIEELLERRPAQLSGGQRQRVAIGRTIVREPSVFLFDEPLSNLDAALRVQMRMELEKLHASLKTTMIYVTHDQVEAMTMADRIFILNDGYVEQVGTPLELYRKPTNIFVAGFIGSPKMNFLSVKVLQIEGQQIILQLPGEDQMQLQRENINFQVGDILTLGIRPEHLELEQTKDCSLSATVDIIERLGNETYIYANDASDNLLTVVGDGELDVSPKEKIKIHFTTDHCHLFGRDDKSIQ
- a CDS encoding carbohydrate ABC transporter permease, whose product is MKPKQNQYPLKYSIYSLIAVVAAMIFFFPIYWAFSTSLRNPLDTFTVSGFGIPFLNFEPTLTNWVDQLATEEARKAVYNSTVIAVFASILALALGIPAAYALARFRFKTISNKDLTIWFLSQRVLPPVATVVPFYLIMQFLNLLDTQLALILINATFVLPFVVVIVRQTFLDLPIELEEAAFMDGARNYGAFLRVALPLAAPAIAATGLIMFAFTWNEFLFAITLSSKEVITIPIHMAGAVDTRGVQFWFMAVRAMIAMIPPVLIALLAQRYIVQGLTLGAVKG
- a CDS encoding sugar ABC transporter permease, whose amino-acid sequence is MNVSREKIPMLDASGNAVLDAKGNPRTKIKINREKISTWTNIGFTNFKRLIEDPQVHSAIKVTSIFVLVAVPSQLVLGILLALLFNQRLWARSFLRAVMLLPIFATPLAVGYLFFTIFYEEGGPLGFLGVPFLSHPDWALFSVILVDIWQWTPFCFLVFLAALQGIPNELMEAAKMESKSKWGLFTNIIFPMLTPTIVIVLLLRLAEAIKLFDIPFALTGGGPGVATQSMSFLAFRTGLRYFDLGYASALSYCLLIIVMIIVTLFFRKLRQSYA